CCGGCCTGCTCGGCTGAGAAGATCAACCATGCAGCCATAGTGCTGGGTTGTTGGCTCTATGCCATGAACATTCTTCATGGAGATGAAGTGGTTTTTCCCATCTTCCACCTTTCCAACATGGCTGCAGGCAGATAAGACCCCAATATATGTGATTTCATCTGGAATAAGGGCTGTGTCCTCTTGCATTTTCTTGAAGAAAGTCAGTGCTTCCTCACCATGTCCATGCATAGCTAGGCCTATGATCAAGCTGGTCCATGCTGTGACGTCTTTCTTCTGCAGTTCAGAAAGACCTGCTGAGCCCTTTCTGCATCTCCACTCTTGGCATACATGTCCACCAAAGCAGTCCCAATGGCAATATCATCAGTAAGGTTCGTTTTTGAGACATAGGCATGCAGAGCTTGGCCTGATACTAAGGCCCCAAATGGGCACAGGCACCAATCACACATAAGAATGTAGCTTTGTCTGGATCAAAACCAGCAATTTGCATATCAGAGAAGAGATCCAATGCTTCATTGGCCTGGCCATACTGATTATACGCTCCAATCATGGAATTCCAAGCAACCAAATTTCTGTGAGGCATTTTGTTGAACAAGTCCCTGGCTGTCTTTAAGCTACCGCACTTTGCATACATATCAACAATGGCAGTGGCGAGAATTacattgaaatttgaatttgactGAAAGGGATCAAGTCCCATTTGGCCAGTTCGATCATGGACCCATCTTCCAGCATTGATATCCCTACTTCTAGCACATGCAACCAACACATTCACCATTGTGATCTCATTTGGGGCGACACTCCAAAGCTCCATATCCTTATACACCCTCACAGCTTCGATAGGGCAATCATTACTGATACACCCGGCAATCAAGCTAGTCCAGGCCACCACATTCCACTTGGGAATATCATCAAACACTTTCAGAGCCGCCTCCATATCACCACAAGCTGCATACATCTGGAGCAAAGCAGTAGCAGCATACACATCCACTTCAAACCCAGTTT
Above is a genomic segment from Vitis riparia cultivar Riparia Gloire de Montpellier isolate 1030 chromosome 14, EGFV_Vit.rip_1.0, whole genome shotgun sequence containing:
- the LOC117929769 gene encoding LOW QUALITY PROTEIN: putative pentatricopeptide repeat-containing protein At3g05240 (The sequence of the model RefSeq protein was modified relative to this genomic sequence to represent the inferred CDS: inserted 2 bases in 2 codons), whose protein sequence is MKKHYNSILSLLEKCKTMAELKRLHGLMITTSVIQYVIPLSRLVDFCAYSDSGNLNYAKSVFNQIDRPSLYIWNSMIKGYSISESPDEALTMYREMRQKGYAPDHFTFPFVLKACSLINGYNSGQCVHNCIVKTGFEVDVYAATALLQMYAACGDMEAALKVFDDIPKWNVVAWTSLIAGCISNDCPIEAVRVYKDMELWSVAPNEITMVNVLVACARSRDINAGRWVHDRTGQMGLDPFQSNSNFNVILATAIVDMYAKCGSLKTARDLFNKMPHRNLVAWNSMIGAYNQYGQANEALDLFSDMQIAGFDPDKATFLCVIGACAXFGALVSGQALHAYVSKTNLTDDIAIGTALVDMYAKSGDAERAQQVFXELQKKDVTAWTSLIIGLAMHGHGEEALTFFKKMQEDTALIPDEITYIGVLSACSHVGKVEDGKNHFISMKNVHGIEPTTQHYGCMVDLLSRAGRLGEAERLVEKMPVEPNTAIWSALLNGCKIYQNIDVADQVRRRVRELEVDGSGVYVLLSNIYAGACRWEEVKMARELMKERKIQKSLGHSSVEMKMLAS